A single region of the Deltaproteobacteria bacterium genome encodes:
- a CDS encoding cytochrome c oxidase subunit 3 — MTPIATSRSVTGVPTGTLAVWWLLASEIVIFGGVLCSYIMHRLSHDWWANEAAATNVWIGLTNTFVLLTSSLFAVLAHAAAERGDGKLAARRLWYTIGGGAMFLCIKAYEWTIEITHGMTISSSSFWAFYYTAAGIHASHVIAGMIAMAVVAVDAAKGKYLHRVENAGIYWHFVDLVWIFLFPLLYIAK, encoded by the coding sequence ATGACTCCGATTGCAACGTCGCGCAGCGTCACGGGAGTGCCGACCGGCACGCTCGCCGTGTGGTGGCTGCTCGCCTCCGAGATCGTGATCTTCGGCGGCGTCCTCTGCTCGTACATCATGCACCGCCTCTCCCACGACTGGTGGGCGAACGAAGCGGCGGCGACGAACGTGTGGATCGGCCTCACGAACACGTTCGTACTGCTGACTTCGAGCCTGTTCGCAGTGCTCGCGCACGCGGCGGCCGAGCGCGGCGACGGCAAGCTCGCGGCACGCCGGCTTTGGTACACGATCGGCGGCGGCGCGATGTTCCTCTGCATCAAGGCCTACGAGTGGACGATCGAGATCACCCACGGCATGACGATCTCGTCGAGCTCGTTCTGGGCGTTCTATTACACCGCGGCCGGCATCCACGCGTCGCACGTCATCGCCGGGATGATCGCGATGGCCGTCGTCGCGGTGGACGCCGCCAAGGGCAAGTACCTGCACCGGGTCGAGAACGCCGGGATCTACTGGCACTTCGTCGACCTCGTCTGGATTTTCCTCTTCCCGCTCCTCTACATCGCGAAATAG
- a CDS encoding c-type cytochrome, producing MTFTRSLAVCFIAGALLGFPTLAAAQEANVAHGAKLFTLCAQCHGNAGEGNQALGAPAIAGMPAWYVQAQVVKFSNGLRGKHFYDREGLRMRPMSLWLIAAARADRVAKGEAPISSEVDANIRDVAAYVGAMPATNPPPTIEGGNVAAGEAQWALCGSCHGMQGEGSEPQSAPPLVGQSDWYLVASMKKYKAMTRGYDGPNDPFGATMAGMSNVLADDQAVKDVVAFISTLKK from the coding sequence TGCTTCATCGCAGGCGCACTTCTCGGTTTCCCCACGCTCGCGGCTGCGCAAGAGGCGAACGTGGCCCACGGAGCCAAGCTGTTCACGCTGTGCGCTCAGTGCCACGGCAACGCAGGGGAGGGCAATCAAGCGCTCGGCGCGCCTGCGATCGCCGGCATGCCTGCGTGGTACGTACAGGCTCAGGTCGTGAAGTTCTCGAACGGCCTGCGCGGCAAGCACTTCTACGACCGCGAGGGCCTGCGCATGCGGCCGATGTCGCTGTGGCTGATCGCGGCTGCTCGCGCCGATCGCGTCGCGAAGGGCGAGGCGCCGATCTCGAGCGAGGTCGACGCGAACATTCGCGATGTCGCCGCCTACGTCGGCGCGATGCCGGCGACGAACCCGCCGCCTACGATCGAGGGCGGCAACGTGGCCGCGGGCGAAGCGCAGTGGGCACTATGCGGCTCCTGCCACGGCATGCAGGGCGAAGGCAGCGAGCCGCAGAGCGCGCCGCCGCTCGTCGGACAGAGCGACTGGTACCTCGTCGCCTCGATGAAGAAGTACAAGGCGATGACGCGCGGCTACGACGGCCCGAACGATCCGTTCGGCGCCACGATGGCGGGCATGTCGAACGTGCTCGCCGACGACCAGGCCGTGAAGGACGTGGTCGCTTTCATCTCGACCCTCAAGAAGTAG
- a CDS encoding cytochrome c oxidase subunit 3, protein MQSRTGTGVPLRVITETRPQPAIPSAVLGMGMFVFSEAMLFAGLISAFSIARAGSLLGWPPPGQPRLPAEETAINTAALLASGIVLWFAGRAHRKEQRSAAKPMLAALALASFFVLFQGFEWAQLLSQGLRMTSSQHGAFFYLVIGIHALHCVAAILSLGWAYRRLRTGVLAVSTFQAVRVFWYFVVGLWPLLYWQVYF, encoded by the coding sequence ATGCAGAGCCGTACCGGTACCGGCGTCCCGCTGCGCGTCATCACCGAGACGCGGCCGCAGCCCGCGATTCCGAGCGCCGTGCTCGGCATGGGCATGTTCGTCTTCAGCGAGGCGATGCTGTTCGCGGGCCTGATCAGCGCGTTTTCGATCGCGCGCGCGGGTTCGCTGCTCGGCTGGCCGCCGCCGGGGCAGCCGCGGCTTCCTGCGGAGGAGACCGCGATCAACACCGCGGCGCTGCTCGCGTCGGGCATCGTGCTCTGGTTCGCGGGCCGCGCGCATCGCAAGGAACAGCGCAGCGCGGCCAAGCCGATGCTCGCGGCGCTCGCGCTCGCCTCCTTCTTCGTGCTGTTCCAAGGCTTCGAGTGGGCGCAGCTGCTCTCGCAGGGGCTGCGCATGACGTCGAGCCAGCACGGGGCGTTCTTCTACCTCGTCATCGGCATCCACGCGCTGCACTGCGTCGCTGCGATCCTCTCGCTCGGCTGGGCCTACCGCCGCCTCCGCACGGGCGTGCTCGCCGTGAGCACCTTCCAGGCCGTGCGCGTGTTCTGGTACTTCGTGGTCGGCCTCTGGCCGCTGCTCTATTGGCAGGTTTACTTCTAG
- a CDS encoding kinase/pyrophosphorylase, which yields MAQANDQIEIFLLSDGTGETGTHAVRAAATQFQRRFRLRTFAETRHDSQVRRIMERAKEAGALVVFTLVNDRLKETVRAIALEMGVPAVDLLGPLINAMSHHYALSPQHLVGVLHGFGDEYFRRVEAVEFAVRHDDGANLHTLHQADIVLAGVSRTSKTPLSMYLAQRGYKTGNVPIVPGIEPPRELLEMDSRKVIGLIIEPNPLLEIRKARIRQIGASPYTTYAEPEAVAEELQRARRLFNSRQWRSVNTTGKAIEENAARILELMYGSAA from the coding sequence ATGGCGCAGGCGAACGATCAGATCGAGATCTTCCTGCTCTCGGACGGCACGGGCGAGACCGGAACGCACGCGGTGCGCGCCGCGGCGACGCAGTTCCAGCGCCGCTTCCGCCTGCGCACCTTCGCCGAGACGCGCCACGACTCGCAGGTGCGCCGCATCATGGAGCGCGCGAAGGAAGCGGGCGCGCTGGTGGTGTTCACGCTCGTGAACGATCGCCTCAAGGAAACGGTTCGGGCGATCGCGCTCGAGATGGGCGTGCCGGCGGTCGACCTGCTCGGGCCGCTGATCAACGCGATGTCGCATCACTACGCGCTCTCGCCGCAGCATCTGGTGGGCGTGCTGCACGGCTTCGGGGACGAGTACTTCCGCCGCGTCGAAGCCGTGGAGTTCGCAGTGCGCCACGACGACGGCGCGAACCTGCACACGCTGCACCAGGCCGACATCGTGCTCGCGGGGGTATCGCGCACCTCGAAGACGCCGCTCTCGATGTACCTCGCCCAGCGCGGCTACAAGACCGGCAACGTGCCGATCGTCCCGGGGATCGAGCCGCCACGCGAGCTGCTCGAGATGGATTCGCGCAAGGTGATCGGGCTGATCATCGAGCCGAACCCGCTGCTCGAGATTCGCAAGGCGCGCATCCGCCAGATCGGCGCGTCGCCGTACACGACCTACGCCGAGCCCGAAGCGGTGGCCGAGGAGCTGCAGCGGGCGCGGCGGCTCTTCAACTCGCGGCAGTGGCGCAGCGTGAACACGACGGGCAAAGCGATCGAAGAGAACGCCGCGCGGATTCTCGAGTTGATGTATGGGAGCGCGGCCTGA
- a CDS encoding YdbL family protein, translating into MTTKKKFSLVALFLAIALPVLALDLDEARAKGAIGERADGYVAAVKDEPSKEVKALVADVNAKRRAHYEEIAKRNGAPVEAVAMLAGQKLVAGAASGQYVDNGGGWTKKP; encoded by the coding sequence ATGACCACGAAGAAGAAGTTCTCGCTCGTCGCGCTCTTTCTCGCGATCGCGCTGCCCGTGCTCGCGCTCGACCTCGACGAGGCGCGCGCGAAGGGCGCCATCGGCGAGCGCGCGGACGGCTACGTCGCCGCGGTGAAGGACGAACCCTCGAAGGAAGTGAAGGCGCTCGTCGCCGACGTGAATGCGAAGCGTCGCGCACACTACGAGGAGATCGCGAAGCGCAACGGCGCGCCGGTCGAGGCGGTCGCGATGCTCGCCGGACAGAAGCTCGTCGCCGGGGCCGCATCGGGGCAGTACGTCGACAACGGAGGCGGCTGGACCAAGAAGCCGTAG
- a CDS encoding YdbH domain-containing protein: MKRGARIAAFSALGLLGAAAICVALAWWQRCALAEWLALRELAARGVPAQLRVERLDLRGAEIAGVRLGAAPDLALEHAALAWSREGIRAGRVDSITLRGVRLRARIDAKGVQLGAIDTLIASLPESAGDEPLALPFLEAQLEDAEAVIESPQGTLRVRADGSAQPEGDTVRATLTLHGESPQGAIDFGGGATYGLASEEIAAAGALGGVTPWGRADGLVRAMGTLAELRVEFSGSVMPAESTGVSASEPIAVEGAGTRDAAGVIAGEATLAMNGLAWDDTLRAGEASVKARLAGDSGEATASAREIELPGLARVASAEVNARFAADASSAEADLALREIALGERLRAPEAHVKAQLAAGGALTAHVEAPRALAPELARLDGVRVDARWAAEELSAGIAVAKLVELSQPALIAPLRVEASVAGPLDRLAIRGKALTPGDGFTFDWSGALEPARERLELRIVLAETDVAPKTRQLQRVFPFLAGVITGAAGKLGGEALASYENDTLGASALVALNGLDLRTVHGTLRGLMGVISVTEPDPLVTPPGQLLFMSGADVGVPLAAGTVRFELRRDGILRIERGEWELAGGKLTLEGEIDLQAEEQRAELRASGVQLEKMLEALDFEGLGGTGILEGVIPVRVAGEHTRIENGVLRATGDGVVRFTSGAGADALVKKQPAISPVLGALADLHYDELTLTLNGDAADRLDVKIQVKGRNPNYQKGRPVVLNVNVDLRQVCCRR, encoded by the coding sequence GTGAAGCGCGGCGCACGCATCGCCGCGTTCTCGGCGCTCGGCTTGTTGGGAGCAGCTGCGATCTGCGTCGCGCTCGCCTGGTGGCAACGCTGCGCGCTGGCCGAGTGGCTCGCGCTGCGCGAGCTCGCGGCGCGCGGGGTGCCCGCGCAGCTGCGCGTCGAGCGCCTCGATCTGCGCGGGGCGGAGATCGCTGGCGTGAGGCTGGGTGCGGCGCCCGATCTCGCGCTAGAGCACGCTGCGCTCGCGTGGTCGCGCGAGGGCATTCGCGCCGGCCGCGTCGACTCGATCACGCTGCGCGGCGTGCGCCTGCGCGCGCGCATCGACGCGAAGGGCGTGCAGCTGGGCGCGATCGACACGCTCATCGCATCGCTGCCCGAGAGCGCCGGCGACGAGCCGCTCGCGCTGCCGTTCCTCGAAGCGCAGCTCGAGGACGCGGAGGCGGTGATCGAGTCGCCGCAAGGGACGCTCCGCGTTCGCGCGGACGGCAGCGCGCAGCCGGAAGGCGACACCGTGCGCGCGACGCTCACGCTGCACGGCGAGTCGCCGCAGGGCGCGATCGACTTCGGCGGCGGCGCGACGTACGGGCTCGCATCGGAGGAGATCGCCGCGGCCGGCGCCCTCGGCGGCGTGACGCCGTGGGGGCGCGCGGACGGCCTCGTGCGCGCGATGGGGACGCTCGCCGAGCTGCGCGTCGAGTTCTCAGGGAGCGTGATGCCCGCGGAGTCGACGGGCGTGAGCGCGAGCGAGCCGATCGCGGTGGAAGGCGCCGGCACGCGCGATGCGGCGGGCGTGATCGCGGGCGAGGCGACGCTCGCCATGAACGGCCTCGCGTGGGACGACACGCTGCGCGCGGGCGAGGCCAGCGTGAAGGCGCGTCTCGCGGGAGACTCGGGCGAAGCGACGGCATCCGCGCGCGAGATCGAGCTGCCCGGCCTCGCGCGCGTCGCGAGTGCGGAGGTGAACGCGCGCTTTGCGGCGGACGCGTCGAGTGCGGAGGCAGACCTCGCGCTGCGCGAGATCGCGCTGGGCGAGCGGTTACGGGCGCCCGAGGCGCACGTGAAGGCGCAGCTTGCCGCGGGCGGCGCGCTCACCGCGCACGTCGAGGCGCCGCGCGCGCTCGCACCCGAGCTCGCGCGGCTCGATGGCGTGAGGGTGGACGCGCGCTGGGCCGCGGAAGAGCTGAGCGCCGGCATCGCCGTCGCGAAGCTCGTGGAGCTGTCGCAGCCCGCGCTGATCGCGCCACTGCGCGTCGAGGCCAGCGTCGCGGGCCCGCTCGATCGACTCGCGATTCGCGGCAAGGCGCTCACGCCCGGCGACGGCTTCACGTTCGATTGGAGCGGCGCGCTCGAGCCCGCACGCGAGCGGCTCGAGCTGCGCATCGTCCTCGCCGAGACGGACGTCGCGCCGAAGACGCGCCAGCTACAGCGCGTGTTTCCGTTCCTCGCCGGAGTCATTACAGGCGCGGCGGGCAAGCTGGGCGGCGAAGCGCTCGCCTCCTACGAGAACGACACGCTCGGCGCGAGCGCGCTGGTCGCCCTGAACGGCCTCGATCTGCGCACGGTGCACGGCACGCTGCGCGGCCTGATGGGCGTGATCTCGGTGACCGAGCCCGATCCGCTCGTGACGCCGCCGGGCCAGCTGCTGTTCATGAGCGGCGCCGATGTCGGCGTTCCACTCGCTGCCGGCACCGTGCGCTTCGAGCTGCGCCGCGACGGGATTCTGCGCATCGAGCGCGGCGAGTGGGAGCTCGCGGGAGGCAAGCTCACGCTCGAGGGCGAGATCGACCTCCAGGCCGAGGAACAGCGCGCCGAGCTGCGCGCGAGCGGCGTGCAGCTCGAGAAAATGCTCGAGGCGCTCGACTTCGAGGGCCTCGGCGGCACGGGCATCCTCGAAGGCGTGATCCCGGTGCGCGTCGCCGGCGAGCACACGCGCATCGAGAACGGCGTGCTGCGTGCGACGGGCGACGGCGTCGTGCGATTCACGTCCGGGGCCGGCGCCGATGCGCTCGTGAAGAAGCAGCCCGCGATCTCGCCCGTGCTCGGGGCGCTGGCGGACCTTCACTACGACGAGCTCACGCTCACGCTGAACGGCGACGCGGCCGATAGGCTCGACGTCAAGATTCAAGTGAAGGGGCGCAACCCGAATTATCAGAAGGGCCGCCCCGTCGTACTCAACGTGAACGTCGATCTCCGGCAAGTCTGCTGCAGGCGATGA
- a CDS encoding cbb3-type cytochrome c oxidase subunit I: MAHAVEHAHGQDDHGHHEQSFFMKYLWSTDHKMIAMQYLFTGMFMALIGGFFAYVFRMQNAFPGMDVPGFGMVTPADYNMLVTNHGTIMIFWVAMPVLVAAFGNFLIPLMVGCDDMVFPKLNRLSYQIFLLSAIVLIASFFVEGGGFGGAWTAYPPLSAVGNFNLTPMGSTLWVVAVGLEFVAFLLGGINFITTAMNSRAPGMKLYDIPIVVWTIVIASILFMASVGPLIAGAIMLVFDQNIGTGFFDPAKGGDPVLWQHLFWFFGHPEVYVVLLPAMGIVAEVMCVFARKKLFGYRTVLYTMFGTGILSFTVWAHHQFISGIDPRMANVFTITTLMISVPIAEMCFVYIATLYKGSITLSTPMLWALGFMATFLIGGVTGIYLGTAGSDIYFHDTYFVLAHFHYTFFPIAIIGTYAGVTMWYPKMFGRMLDETLGKIHFWLTIIPFNCIFIPLFLLGLFGEHRRIYSYELFDDLWKYQPVREFATISLVIMLLAQLIFIYNFFKSMKSGAVAGPNPYNANTLEWQCPSPPPHGNFAELPNCYRGPYEYSHPDRKEDFWPQNQPA; encoded by the coding sequence ATGGCCCACGCAGTCGAGCACGCTCACGGTCAGGACGATCACGGCCACCACGAGCAAAGCTTCTTCATGAAGTATCTGTGGTCCACCGACCACAAGATGATCGCCATGCAATACCTGTTCACGGGCATGTTCATGGCGCTGATCGGCGGCTTCTTCGCCTACGTGTTCCGCATGCAGAACGCGTTTCCCGGCATGGACGTGCCGGGCTTCGGCATGGTGACGCCCGCCGACTACAACATGCTCGTCACCAACCACGGCACGATCATGATCTTCTGGGTCGCGATGCCGGTGTTGGTGGCCGCCTTCGGGAACTTCTTGATCCCGCTGATGGTCGGCTGCGACGACATGGTGTTCCCGAAGCTGAACCGGCTCTCGTATCAGATCTTCCTGCTGTCGGCGATCGTGCTGATCGCGAGCTTCTTCGTCGAAGGCGGCGGCTTCGGCGGCGCGTGGACGGCCTATCCGCCGCTCTCGGCCGTGGGGAACTTCAACCTCACGCCGATGGGCTCGACGCTCTGGGTCGTGGCGGTCGGCCTCGAGTTCGTCGCGTTCTTGTTAGGCGGCATCAACTTCATCACCACCGCGATGAACTCGCGCGCGCCGGGGATGAAGCTCTACGACATCCCGATCGTGGTCTGGACGATCGTGATCGCGTCGATCCTGTTCATGGCCTCGGTCGGCCCGCTGATCGCCGGCGCGATCATGCTCGTGTTCGACCAGAACATCGGCACCGGCTTCTTCGATCCCGCGAAGGGCGGCGACCCGGTTCTTTGGCAGCACCTGTTCTGGTTCTTCGGCCACCCCGAGGTGTACGTCGTGCTGCTGCCCGCGATGGGCATCGTGGCCGAAGTGATGTGCGTGTTCGCGCGCAAGAAGCTGTTCGGGTACCGCACCGTGCTCTACACGATGTTCGGCACGGGCATCCTCAGCTTCACGGTGTGGGCGCACCACCAATTCATCTCGGGCATCGACCCGCGCATGGCGAACGTCTTCACGATCACGACGCTGATGATCTCGGTGCCGATCGCGGAGATGTGCTTCGTCTACATCGCCACTCTCTACAAGGGCTCGATCACGCTCTCGACGCCGATGCTGTGGGCGCTCGGCTTCATGGCGACGTTCCTGATCGGCGGCGTGACCGGCATCTACCTCGGCACCGCCGGCAGCGACATCTACTTCCACGACACGTACTTCGTGCTCGCCCACTTCCACTACACGTTCTTCCCGATCGCGATCATCGGGACCTACGCGGGCGTGACGATGTGGTACCCGAAGATGTTCGGGCGGATGCTGGACGAAACGCTCGGCAAGATTCACTTCTGGCTGACGATCATCCCGTTCAACTGCATCTTCATCCCGCTCTTCTTACTCGGCCTGTTCGGTGAGCACCGCCGCATCTACAGCTACGAGCTCTTCGACGACCTCTGGAAGTATCAGCCGGTGCGCGAGTTCGCGACGATATCGCTCGTCATCATGCTGCTCGCGCAGCTGATCTTCATCTACAACTTCTTCAAGAGCATGAAGAGCGGCGCGGTGGCGGGGCCGAACCCGTACAACGCCAATACGCTCGAGTGGCAGTGCCCGTCGCCGCCGCCGCACGGCAACTTCGCGGAGCTGCCGAACTGCTACCGCGGCCCGTACGAGTACAGCCATCCGGACCGCAAGGAAGACTTCTGGCCGCAAAACCAGCCGGCCTAG
- a CDS encoding leucine--tRNA ligase yields MPYDPKSIESRWQRLWTERGTYKVEIDLAKPKYYVLDMFPYPSGEGLHVGHPKGYISTDAISRYKRMRGFNVLHPMGWDAFGLPAEQHAINTGTHPAATTKRNTENYKRQLASLGLSYDWSREIDTTDPGYYRWTQWIFSKLYERGLAYLAEVPVNWCPALGTVLANEEVIDGKSERGGHPVVRMPMRQWMLRITSYAERLLSDLDELDWPEHIKKMQRDWIGRSEGARVRFTLPDHSKQSIEVFTTRPDTLFGATYMVLAPEHPLVAAITTPAQRGAVDAYVAEAARKSERSRMADADEKTGVFTGAYATNPVNDARIPVWIADYVLATYGTGAIMAVPGHDERDWAFAKRFSLPIVEVVRGGDVQRAPFVEDGVAVSSGLLDGLATADAKKKITAWLQERGLGEGTVSYKLRDWLFSRQRYWGEPFPVIHLEDGTTKLVPESDLPVMLPDLDDFRPTGEFETPLSRAKAWIETTDPATGKRARRDSNTMPQWAGSCWYYLRFADPRNNSAAWSQEAERYWLPVDLYVGGAEHAVLHLLYSRFWHKVLYDCGLVHTKEPFAKLLNPGQILGYSYRYYDDNLSDDASVKPRVFPASAVRLEGERATAVATGQEVKARWVKLQQIRRAPDGTPLHPTIDDLPLEEVIERMAKSRGNTVSPDEVIAEFGADSMRLYELFMGPLEKGAPWSTDGIPGCLRFLQRSYRLFVDEDAAGEPTRTLAPGMGTPEQARLTAQTIAGVTEDMDAVQPNTAIAKLMVWARDIAKDAPLPREAGEAFLRMLSPFAPHLADELWARLGHGREVVLEAWPVADAALLVADTVQLPVQVNGKLRDTIEVAAGASEDAIRAAALAAPNVARHLAGRAPKKVIVIPGRLVNVVG; encoded by the coding sequence ATGCCGTACGACCCGAAATCGATCGAATCTCGTTGGCAACGCCTTTGGACCGAGCGCGGCACCTACAAGGTCGAGATCGACCTCGCGAAGCCCAAGTACTACGTGCTCGACATGTTCCCGTACCCGTCGGGCGAAGGGCTCCACGTCGGGCATCCCAAGGGATACATCTCGACCGACGCGATCTCGCGGTACAAGCGCATGCGCGGCTTCAACGTGCTGCACCCGATGGGCTGGGACGCGTTCGGGCTTCCCGCCGAGCAGCACGCGATCAACACCGGCACCCATCCGGCCGCGACCACGAAGCGCAACACGGAGAACTACAAGCGTCAGCTCGCGTCGCTCGGCCTCTCGTATGACTGGAGCCGCGAGATCGACACGACCGATCCCGGCTACTACCGCTGGACGCAGTGGATCTTCTCGAAGCTGTACGAGCGCGGCCTCGCGTACCTCGCTGAGGTGCCGGTGAACTGGTGCCCGGCATTGGGGACCGTGCTCGCCAACGAAGAAGTCATCGACGGCAAGAGCGAACGCGGCGGGCACCCCGTCGTGCGCATGCCGATGCGTCAGTGGATGCTGCGCATCACGAGCTACGCCGAGCGGCTGCTCAGCGATCTCGACGAGCTCGATTGGCCCGAGCACATCAAGAAAATGCAGCGCGACTGGATCGGGCGCTCCGAGGGCGCGCGCGTGCGCTTCACGCTGCCGGACCACTCGAAGCAGTCGATCGAGGTGTTCACGACGCGCCCCGACACGCTGTTCGGCGCGACCTACATGGTGCTCGCGCCCGAGCATCCGCTCGTTGCGGCGATCACGACGCCGGCTCAGCGCGGCGCGGTCGACGCGTACGTCGCGGAGGCCGCGCGCAAGAGCGAGCGCTCGCGCATGGCGGACGCGGACGAGAAGACGGGCGTGTTCACCGGCGCGTACGCCACGAACCCCGTGAACGACGCGCGCATTCCCGTGTGGATCGCGGACTACGTGCTCGCGACGTACGGCACGGGCGCGATCATGGCGGTGCCAGGCCACGACGAGCGCGATTGGGCGTTCGCGAAGAGGTTCTCTCTGCCGATCGTGGAGGTGGTGCGCGGCGGTGACGTGCAGCGCGCTCCGTTCGTGGAAGACGGCGTCGCGGTGAGCTCGGGGCTGCTCGACGGCCTCGCTACCGCGGACGCGAAGAAGAAGATCACGGCGTGGCTGCAAGAGCGCGGGCTCGGCGAGGGCACGGTCTCGTACAAGCTGCGCGACTGGCTGTTCAGCCGGCAGCGCTACTGGGGCGAGCCGTTCCCGGTGATTCATCTCGAGGACGGCACGACCAAGCTCGTGCCCGAGTCCGACCTGCCCGTGATGCTGCCCGACCTCGACGACTTCCGGCCGACGGGCGAGTTCGAGACGCCGCTCTCGCGTGCAAAGGCGTGGATCGAGACGACCGACCCCGCCACCGGAAAGCGCGCTCGCCGCGATTCGAACACGATGCCGCAATGGGCGGGCAGCTGTTGGTACTACCTGCGCTTCGCCGACCCCCGTAACAACTCGGCAGCGTGGTCGCAGGAAGCCGAGCGCTACTGGCTGCCGGTCGACCTCTACGTCGGCGGCGCGGAGCACGCGGTGCTCCACCTGCTCTACTCGCGCTTCTGGCACAAGGTGCTCTACGACTGCGGTCTCGTTCACACGAAAGAGCCGTTCGCGAAGCTGCTCAATCCCGGGCAGATCCTCGGATACAGCTATCGCTACTACGACGACAATCTGAGCGACGACGCGAGCGTGAAGCCGCGCGTGTTCCCCGCTTCGGCAGTGCGCCTCGAGGGTGAGCGAGCCACCGCCGTCGCGACGGGGCAAGAGGTGAAGGCGCGCTGGGTGAAGCTCCAGCAGATTCGGCGCGCGCCGGACGGCACGCCGCTTCACCCGACGATCGACGACCTGCCGCTCGAGGAAGTGATCGAGCGCATGGCGAAGAGCCGCGGCAACACCGTCTCGCCCGACGAAGTGATCGCCGAGTTCGGCGCGGACTCGATGCGGCTCTACGAGCTGTTCATGGGACCGCTCGAAAAAGGCGCGCCGTGGTCGACCGACGGCATTCCTGGCTGCCTGCGCTTCTTGCAGCGCAGCTACCGCCTGTTCGTCGACGAGGACGCCGCGGGCGAGCCCACGCGCACGCTCGCGCCGGGCATGGGCACGCCCGAGCAGGCGCGCCTGACAGCTCAGACGATCGCCGGCGTCACGGAAGACATGGACGCGGTGCAGCCCAACACCGCGATCGCGAAGCTGATGGTGTGGGCGCGCGATATCGCGAAGGACGCGCCGCTGCCGCGCGAGGCGGGCGAGGCGTTCCTGCGCATGCTCTCGCCGTTCGCGCCGCATCTCGCCGACGAGCTATGGGCGCGCCTCGGGCACGGGCGCGAAGTCGTCCTCGAAGCGTGGCCGGTCGCAGATGCGGCGCTGCTCGTGGCCGACACGGTGCAACTGCCGGTGCAGGTGAACGGGAAGCTGCGCGACACGATCGAGGTGGCGGCGGGCGCGAGCGAGGACGCGATTCGCGCAGCAGCGCTCGCGGCGCCGAACGTCGCGAGACATCTCGCTGGGCGCGCGCCGAAGAAGGTGATCGTGATTCCCGGCCGGCTCGTGAACGTGGTCGGGTGA
- a CDS encoding cytochrome C oxidase subunit II, with translation MDFIESILQLDIFNFTGLPALSSYAKSIDGVIGWVTVLVGFWFILTEAVFFYFIFKYRKQNSPKAAYITGEEPELHKWISRPHAAVLVFDVFIVVIGISVWHDVKLSLPPEPVPHIKVVAQQWAWSFVHPGLDGQLGTDDDIKSVDDLHIQANQQYVWELESRDVLHSFSVPAMRLKQDAVPGRVIKGWMDANAVGTYEIQCAEICGIGHGLMPAKIHVQDAATHTAWMQANAPVARIAAN, from the coding sequence ATGGACTTCATCGAGTCGATTCTCCAGCTCGACATCTTCAACTTCACCGGCCTTCCGGCGCTCTCGAGCTACGCGAAGAGCATCGACGGCGTGATCGGCTGGGTCACGGTGCTCGTCGGCTTCTGGTTCATCCTCACCGAAGCGGTGTTCTTCTACTTCATCTTCAAGTACCGCAAGCAGAACTCGCCGAAGGCCGCCTACATCACCGGCGAGGAGCCGGAGCTGCACAAGTGGATCAGCCGGCCGCACGCGGCAGTGCTCGTGTTCGACGTGTTCATCGTCGTGATCGGCATTTCGGTGTGGCACGACGTGAAGCTCTCGCTGCCGCCGGAACCCGTGCCGCACATCAAGGTCGTCGCCCAGCAGTGGGCGTGGAGCTTCGTGCATCCGGGCCTCGACGGTCAGCTCGGCACAGACGACGACATCAAGAGCGTCGACGATCTCCACATCCAGGCGAACCAGCAGTACGTGTGGGAGCTCGAGTCGCGCGACGTGCTGCACAGCTTCTCGGTGCCGGCGATGCGCCTCAAGCAGGACGCCGTGCCCGGCCGTGTGATCAAGGGCTGGATGGATGCGAACGCGGTCGGCACGTACGAGATCCAGTGCGCGGAGATCTGTGGCATCGGCCACGGCCTGATGCCCGCCAAGATCCACGTGCAGGACGCCGCCACGCACACGGCTTGGATGCAGGCGAACGCGCCCGTCGCGCGGATCGCGGCGAACTAG
- a CDS encoding YnbE family lipoprotein — MKRAIVVAALAALLAGCTHNVNVRAEEPITINLNIKIEHEIRIKVDKELDDLFKAEPGIF, encoded by the coding sequence ATGAAACGAGCGATCGTCGTCGCCGCCCTCGCCGCACTGCTCGCGGGCTGCACGCACAACGTGAACGTGAGGGCCGAGGAGCCGATCACGATCAACCTGAACATCAAGATCGAGCACGAGATCCGCATCAAGGTGGACAAGGAGCTCGATGACCTGTTCAAGGCGGAGCCGGGCATCTTCTGA